In Ferrigenium kumadai, the DNA window TTATGCCTGCTCGCATTTCCAACAATGGCCGCCGAGCAATTCCAGAGCGAACAAGCCGCGCAGCAACATTGCCCGGACGACACCGTCGTCTGGCTCAATCTCCGCAGCGGCAATGTTCACTCGAAGGGTATGAAGTGGTACGGGAAAACGCAGGGCGGCGCGTATGTCTGCAAGAAGGATCTGCCAAAGAAAAAGGCCGAGGCAAAAGCAAGCGGGGGTAAGGACAAGGCCGGCTGGCGCAAGGTTGTGCAAGATGACGCGCGCACCGTCTATGCCAGCTCATCCCCGCTCGAAAAAAACGGCGACAAGGTAACCATATTGTCTATGGTCGATCTCAGGAAAGCATCCAGGCTAAGCGATAGCAAGGAATTCCTGTCTTGGGAAACGCAATATGAGTTCGACTGCCCCAAAGGGCAATCCAGAATTGTCGCGGCCTCCATGTACTCCGGGAATATGGGCGCGGGCGAGGTAACGGGCAGCATCGTTTATGAATCCCCGGAATGGGAGTCCATTCCCAAAGGCAGCAACGGGGAGGCTTTGTGGAAGCTCGCCTGCGGGAAAAAGTAGGTTGGGATTCCTGTTGAACCCGCCGTCGAAAGCCGCCCTTTAACCGAATGCCTCACCCGAATAAACTTTGCTGCACCGGCTCGCGTCCCGATCTGGTCAGTTCTTCAAGCGCGCGGCGCGCTCCATCGGTCATGCCATGCTGTTTGCCCAGATCGAGCAGCTTGGCCACCGCACGGTCGAACGGGTAATCCGCATCCGACCATTCCTCGACCAGTTCTTTGGCGGAAAGCCTGGTCAGCTTCAACACTCCGGACTTCACGCGCACCAGATGCGCGCAGGTCCGGCCTTTCTTCGCCACGATAGCGATATGCCGCTGCCGGTCCATCAACACCTGGCCGCAGGTCACATGCAAGGTAGGCGCAATGAAATCGACGGTGCTGTAATCGGTCGGGTCCTTGGCCATGCGTCTGACTTTATATCCTGAATATTTGCAATCTTAACTTGTATGAGGGGGAAATGCCCGCACTCGCAGCGAGTCATGGACATGCTGCCGCACCCCGGCACTTGCATTGCATTCAGCATGGCGCAGGCGTAGAGTGCCGCCCCATTCTTCCGCAAAGGGAGAAGAGGAGACGGCATGAGCGGTACGCATGTGAAACAAAAATTGCCCACTTTACTGCTGGGCGCCATCGGCGTGGTCTACGGCGACATCGGAACCAGCCCACTGTATGCATTGAAGGAGACCTTCGCCGGGCATCATCCATTGCCGGTGACCGAAGTCAACGTGCTCGGGGTGCTGTCCGTGATGTTCTGGACCATCATGCTGCTGGTGTCACTCAAATACGTGACCATCATCATGCGCGCGGACAATCGCGGCCAAGGCGGCTCACTGGCACTGCTGGCGCTGGCCAGCGAACTGTCCGCCAAGCGTCCCGCCACGAAATGGCTCATCGCGGTACTCGGCGTATTTGCCGCCGCGCTGTTTTACGGCGACAGCATGATCACCCCCGCCATTTCCGTGCTTTCCGCCGTCGAGGGGCTGAATGTCGTGGCGCCCCAGCTCAACAGCTACGTCCTGCCCATCACCATCATGGTGCTGACCGCCTTGTTCATGGTGCAGAAGCGTGGCACCGGAGCGGTGGGGATGGCATTCGGCCCCATCATGATCTTCTGGTTCGCAATCCTGGGACTGCTGGGTGCGCTGTCCATCGCACAAAACCCGCAAGTATTGTTTGCGCTCAATCCGCTCTTTGCCTACCGCTTCCTTATCCTGGATCCCTGGCTGTCTTTTCTGACCCTGGGCTCCGTGGTGCTGGCCGTCACCGGCGGCGAAGCCCTCTACACCGACATGGGACACTTCGGGAAATTCCCGATCCGGCTGACCTGGTTCTCCTTCGTGCTGCCAGCCTTGGTATTAAACTACTTCGGGCAAGGCGCGCTGTTGCTGGCCAACCCCCAAGCCATCGAAAGCCCGTTCTACCTGCTCGCCCCGGCATGGGCTTTGATACCGATGGTGTTGCTCGCCACCGCAGCCACGGTGATCGCTTCGCAGGCCGTGATCTCGGGCGCGTTCTCGGTCGCCAGCCAATCGGTACAGATGGGTCTTCTGCCGCGCATGGAAATCCGCCAGACTTCCGATAAGGCTCAAGGCCAGATCTATGTCCCACTGACCAACTGGACGCTTTATCTGGCGGTCGTTTTCCTGGTATTCACCTTCCAAAGCTCCAGCAATCTGGCAGCGGCGTATGGCATTGCCGTCACCGGCACGATGATGATAGACACCGTACTGATCGGCTTCGTGCTGGTAGCCTGGCGCTGGTCGCCACTGCTCGTCACCCTGTTGATCGGCACTTTCTTCTGCATCGACCTGGCCTACTTCTCGGCCAATGCCCTCAAGATTCCGCAAGGCGGCTGGTTCCCATTGGGCATCGCAGCGCTTTCATTTACCGTTCTGACCACCTGGAAACGCGGGCGGAAATTGTTATTGGAGGAGATATCCCGTCGATCCGTGCCCGTACAGATGTTTGTGGATAGTGCAGACAGCGTCAATCGGGCACAGGGCACCGCCGTCTTCCTGACCGGCATCGATGAAGGCGCGCCTGCCGCACTGTTGCACAATCTCAAACACAACCAGGTACTGCACGAACGCAACATCCTGCTGACCGTCATCGTCGAAGACAAGCCCTATGTCTCCAAAGGCAACCGGCTGCTGATCGACAACCTGGGAAATAATTTTTACCGTGTCAGGATTTTCTACGGCTTCATGGATACCCCAGACATTCCGGCGGCACTGGAATTGTGTGCCTCACGGGGATTGCCCTTCGACATGATGGCCACCTCGTTCTTCATCTCGCGCGACGTGATCGTTGCAGGCCCCACGCCCGGCATGACGAGGTGGCGCAAGCAGCTGTTCCTGGCTTTGTCGAAAAATGCCATGAACGTGGCAGACTTCTTCAGGATCCCATCTAATCGGGTCATCGAAATGGGCACGAGGATCGAAATCTAACTTCCGGCTATATCCATATTCCCCGGCGAATCTTGAAGCGGCTAGCAAATAAGCGCATAATCCGCGGCTGTTTTTAAGAGCAAGCGATGGCTGACTACTTACTTATAGTGATCGGCACGGTGTTCGTGAACAACATCGTGATGGTCAAGATCCTCGGGCTGTGTCCGTTCATGGGGGTTTCCAAGAAACTGGAAGCCGCCATCGGCATGGGCGCCGCCACGACCTTCGTGCTCACGCTGGCCTCCGGCAGCAGTTACCTGATCAACCAGTACCTGCTCGGACCGGAACTGGCCTACCTCACCACGCTGTCGTTCATCGTGGTGATCGCGGGCATCGTGCAATTCACCGAGATGGCGATCCAGAAGACCAGCCCGGAGCTGTACCAGGTGCTGGGCATCTACCTGCCGTTGATCACCACCAACTGCGCGGTGCTGGGCATTCCCCTGCTCAACGTGCAGGCGAAACACAACTTCGTCGAGTCGCTGCTGTTCGGCTTCGGCGGCGCGGTGGGCTTCACGCTCGTGATGGTGCTGTTCGCCGGCATGCGCGAACGCATGGAAGGCGCGGACGTCCCGGGCATCTTCAAGGGTTCCGCCATCGCGCTGGTCACCGCCGGATTGATGAGCCTTTCTTTCATGGGGTTCTCGGGGCTGGTGAAGTAATGCGTACCGCGAACTGCCTGACACAACGGGTGCTCCCATGCTGACCGCCATCCTGGTGATGTCGGCCATCGCCATCGGACTCGGCGCGGTGCTGGGCTACTCGGCGATCAAGTTCCGCGTCGAAGGCAACCCGCTGGCGGACAAGATCGACGCCATCCTGCCGCAGACGCAATGCGGCCAGTGCGGCTATCCCGGCTGCCGCCCCTACGCCGAGGCCATCGCCGAGGGCACGGCCGACATCAACCTGTGCCCGCCCGGCGGCGAGGAAGGCATCCGCAAGCTGGCCGAGCTGCTCGGCGTGGACTTCAAGCCTTTCGGCGCAGGAGCGGAACCCAAGCCCAAGTCGGTCGCCTTCATCGACGAAAACATCTGCATCGGCTGCACGCTCTGCCTGCAGGCCTGCCCGGTGGACGCCATCGCGGGCGCGGCCAAGCAGATGCACACCATCATCGCCTCGGAATGCACCGGCTGCGAACTGTGCATCGCGCCCTGCCCTGTGGACTGCATCAGCATGGTCCCCATCGAGGAGAAGATCACCACCTGGAAGAGGGAGTATCCCTTTTACGCGCTGAGACCGGTGCGCCAGGAAACTTATGGCCAGGCACCCGCATGAGAACACTCCATAGATTCCATGGCGGAGTGCACCCGCCGACCAACAAGACGCAATCGAACGGGAAAGCGATCGCGCAGGTGGTGCTGCCCTCGAAACTTGTGGTTCCCCTGCATCAGCATGTCGGCAACAGCGCCAAGCCGTCGGTCAAAGTCGGCGATCACGTGCTCAAGGGCCAGATCATCGGCGCACCGGAAGGCCGTTTGTCCAGCGCGGTACATGCCCCCACCTCCGGCACCGTCGCCGCCATCGACATGCAGGTGGTTGCCCACCCGTCGGGCCTGTCCGACCTCTGCATCACCATCATCCCGGACGGCAAGGACGAATGGACCGAACGCAAAACCCACGACTGGCGCGAGATGCAGCACGCCGAACTGCGCCACATCCTGCGCGAGGCGGGCGTGGTCGGCTTGGGCGGTGCCGTATTCCCCAGCGACATGAAGCTGTATTCGCACCAGCACAAAATCACCACACTGGTGCTGAACGGCGCGGAGTGCGAACCCTGGATCACTTGCGACGACCGGCTGATGCGCGAACGGGCGGCAGACATCCTGCAGGGCGCGGAGATCATGCGCGGCCTGCTGTACGCCGATGAAGTGCTGATCGGCATCGAGGACAACAAGCCCGAGGCGATCGCGGCGATGCGCGCGGCAGTGGCGGCGGGCAAGCACGAGCGCATGGAAGTCATCGCGGTGCCGACGGTATATCCGGGCGGCGGCGCGAAACAGCTGATCCGCGTGCTCACCGGCATCGAGGTCCCGCACGGGGTGCGTTCCACCGACATGGGCGTGCAGTGCTTCAACGTCGGCACCGCCTACGGCGCATGGCGTGCCGTCGCGCACGGCGAACCGCTGCTCTCGCGCATCGTCACCGTGACTGGCAACGTCGGCGAACCGCAGAATTTCGAGGTGCCGTTCGGCATGCCGGTGGACGAACTGGTGGCTCAGGCGGGCCTGCAGCCCGGCACCACCGGCCACATCATGGGCGGCCCGATGATGGGCTTCCGCCTGCCTTCGGCGCAGGTCGGCGTGATCAAGGCGACCAACTGCATCATCGCCATGTCGGACGCCCTGTTCCCGCCCGCGCCGCCCGCCCTGCCCTGCATCCGCTGCACGCGCTGCGCCGAGGCGTGCCCGGCAGACTTGCAGCCGCAGGAACTGTACTGGTTCTCCAAGGCGAAGAATTTCGGCAAGACGCAGGAATACCACCTGTTCGACTGCATCGAATGCGGCGCGTGCAGCTACGTCTGCCCCAGCCACATCCCGCTGGTGCAGTATTTCCTGTTCTCCAAGAGCGAGATCCACGCGCGCGAAAACGAAAAGCAAGCAGCCGACCGGGCGCGCGAACGCTTCGAGTACCGCGAATACCGCATCGAGCGCGAGAAGCAGGAAAAGGCCGAGCGTCTGGCAGCCAAGGAAAGAGCGGTAAAGGAACAGACCGCGAAACAGATTCCGCCTGTCGAGGCACCGGCGCAAGCCAACCCCGAAAACACCCTGCAGCTGAAGATCCAGGAAGCCATCGACCACGCCAAGGAACAGGCTGCCGCGGTCAAACCGAAGAACGTCGAGAACCTCACGCCGGAACAGCAGGCGGAGATCGCCGAGATCGAGGCGCGCCGCGAGCGCATCCGCGAACTCGCCCAGTCCCACGTCGAACAGCCGAAGGAATAGCCAGACATGCTTTTCGCCCCCTTCATCAGCAAACCGGACAACGTCTCGCAGATCATGCTCAGGGTGATGCTGGCGCTGATTCCCGGCATCGCGCTGTATGTCTGGTATTTCGGCCCGGCGATCCTGATTTCGCTCACGCTGGCCAGCGTCACCGCGCTGGCGACCGAGGCCGCCATGCTCAAGCTGCGCGACCGTCCCGTCGCGCCGTTCGTCAAGGACAACACCGCCCTGCTCACCGCCTGGCTGCTGGCCCTGTCCATCCCGTCGCTGGCGCCGTGGTGGCTGGTTGTGGTCGGCACGGCGTTCGCCATCAGCGTTTCCAAGCACCTGTACGGCGGGCTGGGCAACAACCCGTTCAACCCGGCGATGATCGGCTATGCCGTGCTGATCATCTCGTTCCCGGTGCAGATGACGCACTGGCTCACCCCGCACGGGCTGGGACAGGTCGAACTGACTTTCCTCGACCAACTGAACTTCATCTTCTCGGGCGCGTTGCCGCCGGGCGTGACGCTGGATGCGATCACCATGGCCACGCCGCTGGACACCCTGAAGACCCAGCTGCACTTGGACCGCCCCATGCAGGACATCATGGGGATGCCGATCTACGGCCGCCTCGCGGGGCAAGGCAGCGAAATGGTGGCGTGGGGATTCATGCTCGGCGGCGCCTACCTGCTGGCCACGCGCATCATCAGCTGGCACATCCCGGTGTTCTATCTCGGCTCGATCTTCGCCACCGCGGGCATCTTCCACCTGATCGACCCGGCCCACTATGCCACGCCGTTGTTCCACTGGTTCTCGGGTGCTGCGATGATAGGCGCGTTCTTCATCCTGACCGACCCGGTGACCGGCCCGACCACACCGCGCGGCAAGATGATCTTCGCCGCGGGTGCGGGCTTCCTCACCTACATCATCCGCGTGTTCGGCGGTTTCCCTGACGGCATGGCGTTCGCCACACTACTGATGAACATCTGCGTGCCGCTGATCGACGCCTACACGCAACCCAAGGTATTCGGCAGGAAGGAGAAAAAGGCATGAGGCGCACCATGGCGAAAGCCTCAGTCCACGCCGCCGCGAACCTGCTGTTCTTCGCGACCCTCGCTACGGTCGTGCTGGCCTCGACCTATTTCCTCACCCGCGACAGCATCGCCAAGAGCGTGGAGGACGAGAAGCTCAAACTGATCGCCCAGGTCGTGCCACAGGAACTGTTCGACAATGCCATTGTGCAGGATACCGTCCAGGTGCCCGCCAGCGAACTGCTCGGAACATCGGACACCACCGCCGCTTACGTCGCGCGCCTTGGGAGCGAGGCCAGCGCAGTGGTGCTGCAGCCCATCGCACCGGACGGCTACAGCGGCAAGATTTTCCTGATCGTCGCCATCCGCAGCAATGGCGAACTCAGCGGCGTGCGCGTGGTTTCCCACCGCGAAACGCCGGGGCTGGGCGACTACATCGAACTGCCGAAGAGCCCGTGGATCAAGGGATTCGACGGCCAGTCGCATGAAAAACGCAAGGAAGCGGCGTGGAAAGTGAAGAAGGACGGCGGCCAGTTCGACTACGTCGCGGGCGCCACCATCACCCCGCGCGCCATCGTCAAGGCGGTGCACAAGTCCCTGCTGTATTTCGAGCAAAACCGCGACCAGCTGCTCGCAGCCAATCCTCAACCCGCCGCAGCCAAGGAGGCCAGAAAATGAGCCTGGGTGAATACAAGGACATCCTGCATAACGGCCTGTGGAAACAGAATCCCGGCATCGTACAGTTGCTCGGCCTGTGCCCGTTGCTGGCGGTCAGCTCTTCAGTGGTCAACGGCGCCAGTCTCGGCCTAGCCACTGCACTGGTGATGACCCTCAGCAACGCGAGCATCGCCCCGATCCGCAACTTCATCCCGAACGAGATACGCATCCCCGTCTATGTTCTGATCATCGCGGTTCTGGTCACCGTCGTGCAGTATCTGATGAACGCCTACATGTACGGGCTGTATGTGGTGCTCGGCATCTTCATCCCGCTGATCGTCACCAACTGCATCGTGCTGGCGCGCGTCGAGGCCTTCGCCTCCAAGAACACCGTGGCTCCCTCCGCACTGGACGGCTTTGCCATGGGCCTCGGTTTGACCGCCGTACTGACGGTGCTGGGCGGCATGCGCGAGATCTTCGGGCACGGCACGCTGCTATCCGGCATTGACCTCGCGCTGGGTGAAGGGGCGAAGGACTGGGTCATCCACCTCATCCCTGACTACAAGGGCTTCCTGCTCGCCATCCTGCCGCCCGGCGCCTTCATCGGCCTGGCCCTGCTGATCGCCGGACGCAATTGGCTCGCGCTACGCGCCGAACGCAAGGCGCATGGCGCCAGCGCCAGCATCGCGCCGGTCGAAGGCGGCTGCAGCCCCGCATCGCACGGATGAACGCGGCCAAACGCCGCGAGATCTTCCTGCGCCTGCAAGCGGCAAACCCTCACCCCACCACCGAGCTCGAGTACCGCACGCCGTTCGAACTCCTGATCGCGGTGTTGCTCTCGGCACAGGCCACCGATGTCAGCGTCAACGCCGCTACACGGCAACTGTTTCCCATCGCAAACACGCCACAGGCATTGCTCGACCTCGGCGAAGCCGGCTTGCGTGTATACATCCAGCGCATCGGCCTGTACCAGACCAAGGCCAAACACGTGATCCAGACTTGCCGTTTGCTGCTGGAGCGCCACGGCGGCGAGGTGCCGCAGACACGCGAGGAACTGGAAGCCCTGCCCGGCGTGGGCCGCAAGACCGCCAACGTGGTGCTCAACACCGCCTTCGGCCAGCCCACCATCGCGGTGGACACCCACATCTTCCGGGTCAGCAACCGCACCGGCCTCGCTCCCGGCAAGAACGTGCTGGAAGTCGAAAACAGGCTGCTCAAGGTCGTGCCCGACGAGTTCAAGCACGACGCGCACCACTGGCTGATCCTGCACGGACGATACATATGCCAGGCGCGCAAACCGAAGTGCGGCGAGTGCATCATCGAGAGCCTGTGCGAGTACAAGGAAAAGGTTTTCTGATGTTCAATCCGAGCCGCGACGAAGCCCGCAACTTCCTGTTCGAATCCTGGCGCAAGCGGCGGGCCAAAGAATTGCTCACGCCGCTGGAAGACCTCGCCGCACAGCTCATCGCCAAGCATCCCGAATTCCACAGCGCCTTCGAGGACAGCGAAGCCCACCGCGACAAGGACTACCTGCCGGAACACGGCGCGGTCAATCCCTTCCTGCACCTGATGATGCACCTCACCATCGAGGAACAGATCTCCATCGACCAGCCGCCCGGCATCCGCGCGCATTTCACCCGACTGACGCACAAGTTCGAATCGGAGCACGAGGCACAGCACGCGATGATGGAGTGTCTGACCGAGATGATCTGGCAGGCGCAACGCGACCGCACCCAGCCGGACGCAGCCCTCTACTTCGCCTGCCTCGAAAAGCAGTAATGGCTCGCCACGCGGACACATCGGCCGTCGAGCAGACGCCAAAGATGCCGTGGTAAAATCGCTGAAAAATAATGGCTTATCGGCTTAACTACGCTCTGCAACCAACATTTCTTGCCCATGTCCTCCCGTTTCTGGTCCCGCTTAGCACGTAATTTCCTGCCCGCCGCGCTGCTCATCTGCGCGCTGGGCGGCATCTTTTACGTCAGCGAGTCTTCCGACGATGAGGTCACGCTGATCGAGAACGAGAAGGACCATCTCCACGCCGGAGTGGAAACCACCCAGCGGATATTGCTCTCGCTGGCGCGCGATACCCAGTATCTGGCGCATTCCCAGCCCCTGGCGAAGGCCCTCGCCAATCCCGACGCCACCATGCTCGACAATGCGGCCAGCGACTTCGCCGCGTTCATCGATGCAAAGCGCATCTACAACAAGATACGCTGGATCGATCAAACGGGAATGGAGCGGGTGCGGGTCGAATGGGTCGCTGGCAAGGCACGGACCGCCCCCCTCGGACAGACGGAAAACAAACGCCAGCGCTATTACGTCGATGAAGCGATGAAGTTGAAGCACGGCGAGGTCTACCTTTCGCGGCTCGATCTCGAGATCGAAAACGGCCAGATCGAAAAGCCTTACCATCCAGTCCTGCGCGCCGCCACCCCGCTGTTCGGGCCGCACCAGCAGCGGCTTGGCATCGCCATCGTCACCTATGAAGCGGAGGACTTGTTCCAGCGCATCGCGCAGGTTGCCAACACTGACGAATCGAACTGGATGCTGCTCGAACAGCAGGGCCATTGGCTGCACAGCCCGGTTGCGTCCGATGAATTCGGTTTCATGCTGTCGGCCCGGCCCAGCATGGCGGAACGCTATCCGCAGGCATGGAAAAAGATCAGTACCGCATCGACCGGGCACTTCAAGGATGAGGCCGGGGGCCTGTGGCTGTTCGAAACCATCCATCCCTATCAGGCAATCGCGGAAGGTGCCGTATCGGACAGCGGGCTGGCTTGGAAATTGGTCAAGCACATCGATGCCGCCACACTTTCCACCTCGCACAAATCGATGCGTCGGCAGACTGCCGCCCTCATCGCAATGCTGCTGGCTCTGGCGCTGCTGATCAGCGCAAGCCTGAGCCGTTCGCAACTGAGCCAGGAGTTGCATGAAACCGAGTTGCATCGCACGCTGAATGAACTCGGCCAGCAGAAATTCGCGCTCGACCAGCACGCCATCGTCGCCATCACCGACGTGCGCGGCACCATCACCTACGTCAACGACAAGTTCTGCGCCATCAGCAAATACACCCGGGAAGAATTGCTGGGGCAGAACCATCGCATGCTCAAATCTGGCTACCACGATGCCGGATTCTTCCGCGATATGTACCAAGCCATAGTCGGCGGCGAGGTATGGCATGGCGATATCTGCAACCGCGCCAAGGACGGGAGCATCTATTGGGTGAATACCACCATCGTGCCGCTACTGGATGAGGGGCACAAACCCAAGGCGTATATTGCGATACGCACCGACATCACCCACACCAAACTGCACGAAGACATGCTCGAAGAGGCGCAACGTCTGGGCAGGATCGGCCACTGGGAACTCGATCTCACCACCAACCGGCTGACTTGGTCGGACGAGGTATTCAGGATCTTCGAGATCGACCCGCAACGCTTCGAAGCATCTTATGAATCGTTCCTGGCGCTGATCCATCCCGAAGACCGCAAAATGGTCAACCAGAGCTATCAGGATTCGGTGGCGAATCAAGGCGAGTACGATATCGAGCACCGCCTGCAGTTCCCTGATGGACGCATCAAATGGGTGAAAGAGCGCGGCACTACGCACTACGACCAGAACGGCAAACCGCTGCTCTCGCTGGGCACGGTGCAGGACATCAGCCAGCAGAAGGCAACCGAGGAAAAGCTGCGCATCGCGGCCATCGCGTTCGAGACCCAGGAAGCGATCGTCGTCACCGACGCACAGGCCCGCATCATCAGCGTCAATCGTTCGTTCGAGCGCCTCACCGGCTACACCGCAGCCGAGGCGATCGGCCAGAATCCGCGCATCCTCCAATCAGGCAAGCACGATGCCGATTTCTACAAGACCATGTGGGAGTCGCTGAGCGAGTATGGCAGCTGGTCCGGCGAAATGTGGGACAAACGCAAGGATGGCCTGGTCTATCCCAAGTGGCTGAACATCACCAGCGTGCGCAACGAGGAAAACGAAGTCACGCACTATGTGGCGATCTTCATGGATATCACCGAGCGCAAGCGTGCCGAGGAAGAGATCCATCGCCTCGCCTATTACGATACGCTGACCCAATTGCCGAACCGCCGGCTGTTCATGAACCGGCTCGACCAGGCCATCAGCGCCAGCCACCGCAGCAGCCAGCACGGCGCGCTGCTGTTCATGGACCTGGACAATTTCAAGATACTCAACGACACCAAGGGGCACGATGTCGGCGACATGCTGCTGGTCGAAGTCGCCAACCGCCTCAGGTTGTGCGTACGCGAGACCGACACGGTAGCGCGGCTCGGGGGCGATGAGTTCGTGATCCTGCTGCAAGACCTCAGCAGCAGCGAAATACTGGCGGGCAACCAGGTCAGGGTGGTCGGCCAGAAGATCATCGAGGCCATCAACGCTCCATACATCCTCAAGCAGCACGAACACCACACCAGCCCCAGCATCGGCGCCTGCCTGTTCCGCGAGCGCGGCATCTCCGCGGATGAGCTGCTCAAGCGCGCCGATACCGCGATGTATCAGGCCAAGGCAGCCGGGCGCAATGCGATGCACTTCTTCGAAGCCTCGATGCAGATCCAGCTGGAATCGCGCGCCGCCCTGGAAAAGGAGTTGCGCCACGCGCTCGCCAAGGACGAGCTCCAGCTCTACTACCAGCTGCAGGTCAACAACAAGCGGCGCATCATCGGCGCCGAGGTGCTGCTGCGCTGGATCAACCCGGAACGCGGTTTCATCTCGCCCGCCCAATTCATCCCGCTCGCAGAGGAAACCGGCCTGATCCTGCCCATCGGACAATGGGTACTTGAAACGGCCTGCCAGCAACTCAAGCGCTGGGAAGCTGCCCCGGAAACACGCTACCTGCAACTGGCGGTGAACGTCAGCGCCCGCCAGTTCCGCCAGGCCGACTTTGCAAAACGGGTTCAGGAGACGCTGAAGATGACCGGCGTCAACCCCGCGCTGCTGAAGCTCGAGCTGACGGAAAGTCTGGTGCTGGTGAACGTGGAAGACACCATCCAGAAAATGAACGAACTCAAGAACGTCGGCGTGCAGTTCTCGATGGACGATTTCGGGACGGGCTATTCGTCGCTCAGCTACCTGAAACGCCTGCCGTTGAGCCAGATCAAGGTCGACCAGTCC includes these proteins:
- the nth gene encoding endonuclease III; the protein is MNAAKRREIFLRLQAANPHPTTELEYRTPFELLIAVLLSAQATDVSVNAATRQLFPIANTPQALLDLGEAGLRVYIQRIGLYQTKAKHVIQTCRLLLERHGGEVPQTREELEALPGVGRKTANVVLNTAFGQPTIAVDTHIFRVSNRTGLAPGKNVLEVENRLLKVVPDEFKHDAHHWLILHGRYICQARKPKCGECIIESLCEYKEKVF
- a CDS encoding DUF1841 family protein; translated protein: MFNPSRDEARNFLFESWRKRRAKELLTPLEDLAAQLIAKHPEFHSAFEDSEAHRDKDYLPEHGAVNPFLHLMMHLTIEEQISIDQPPGIRAHFTRLTHKFESEHEAQHAMMECLTEMIWQAQRDRTQPDAALYFACLEKQ
- a CDS encoding bifunctional diguanylate cyclase/phosphodiesterase, giving the protein MSSRFWSRLARNFLPAALLICALGGIFYVSESSDDEVTLIENEKDHLHAGVETTQRILLSLARDTQYLAHSQPLAKALANPDATMLDNAASDFAAFIDAKRIYNKIRWIDQTGMERVRVEWVAGKARTAPLGQTENKRQRYYVDEAMKLKHGEVYLSRLDLEIENGQIEKPYHPVLRAATPLFGPHQQRLGIAIVTYEAEDLFQRIAQVANTDESNWMLLEQQGHWLHSPVASDEFGFMLSARPSMAERYPQAWKKISTASTGHFKDEAGGLWLFETIHPYQAIAEGAVSDSGLAWKLVKHIDAATLSTSHKSMRRQTAALIAMLLALALLISASLSRSQLSQELHETELHRTLNELGQQKFALDQHAIVAITDVRGTITYVNDKFCAISKYTREELLGQNHRMLKSGYHDAGFFRDMYQAIVGGEVWHGDICNRAKDGSIYWVNTTIVPLLDEGHKPKAYIAIRTDITHTKLHEDMLEEAQRLGRIGHWELDLTTNRLTWSDEVFRIFEIDPQRFEASYESFLALIHPEDRKMVNQSYQDSVANQGEYDIEHRLQFPDGRIKWVKERGTTHYDQNGKPLLSLGTVQDISQQKATEEKLRIAAIAFETQEAIVVTDAQARIISVNRSFERLTGYTAAEAIGQNPRILQSGKHDADFYKTMWESLSEYGSWSGEMWDKRKDGLVYPKWLNITSVRNEENEVTHYVAIFMDITERKRAEEEIHRLAYYDTLTQLPNRRLFMNRLDQAISASHRSSQHGALLFMDLDNFKILNDTKGHDVGDMLLVEVANRLRLCVRETDTVARLGGDEFVILLQDLSSSEILAGNQVRVVGQKIIEAINAPYILKQHEHHTSPSIGACLFRERGISADELLKRADTAMYQAKAAGRNAMHFFEASMQIQLESRAALEKELRHALAKDELQLYYQLQVNNKRRIIGAEVLLRWINPERGFISPAQFIPLAEETGLILPIGQWVLETACQQLKRWEAAPETRYLQLAVNVSARQFRQADFAKRVQETLKMTGVNPALLKLELTESLVLVNVEDTIQKMNELKNVGVQFSMDDFGTGYSSLSYLKRLPLSQIKVDQSFVRDIVIDKSDAVIVKTIIDMSKNFGLDVIAEGVETEEQLEILQNNGCSAFQGYLFSKPVPAKEFESLVKSAAGNKPDRPNQFIGLDI